The following are from one region of the Jatrophihabitans telluris genome:
- a CDS encoding alpha-(1->3)-arabinofuranosyltransferase domain-containing protein, with amino-acid sequence MKAPPTLHRLKLFAVCLSLVLLVFWQSAGDTATDTKFDLVVSPWRFLGRALRLWDPITNAGVLQNQAYGYLFPMGPFFGLLHSLGLDPWVIQRSWESVLVVVAFLGVVRLSGLMGTAGLWPRVGAGLCYALAPRMLSELTSISSELMPVAALPWVLIPLVRGSRGGSTRRAGLRSGAAMLLAGGVNAGASLAILPVPLLWLLFNRGPRRRSLSGWWVLGTTLACLWWAIPLLLLGRYSPPFLDWIETAAATTQPTALFADLRGVTHWEAYLGPSVWPAGWVLASAPVVVVATAAAAGFGLAGLSRRDIGHRAFLWTTLLIGLVLVSLGHAGSAGPLFAADVRHALDGPLAAFRNVHKFDPVVRLPLSLGVGFLLSRHGVPALTSFRVPRRSGSGGESTTITLPVRRYVAMALVVVGVVAITPALSGQLVSNPRITTEPGWWRSTGAWLADHSEGRRALVVPGSAAPAYLWGKTTDDALQPVATSPWTTRDAVPLTQAGYIRLLDSFEQLLAQGQPDDSVARLLARAGIGYVVLRNDLNTFTSVSTPTSLVRNVLQTSPGFSESASFGPSVGGSNSPNNLLDGGLSRPRPSVEIFAVNAVNSVDGPGLVSLLPTGAAVTANGSADELADLVAAGLPSNSAVLFDRDAQAAGVQAGSLLTDGLRRQQASFANLLTKSVTLAHDEASLPARKAQDYLPDPTPALSQYVYAGGVNSVLATSSGAAQYALSNRGPDHGAWSAIDDDPATSWQSSSFAGAVGQSLTIGFDHDQMIGSVSMNFVAGLGPMPTRVLIRTDAGSSVARVVPASGLQTVRVPARSTRQLSVSVASVVGGGPGAGVGLSQLTIPGVQPRRLLAVPGASDPSLIFFHVAAGQRSPCLPADSLLYCEPAYQQTGQEDSSLSRRFVTTVGRRYALSLQVVFRSGQALNALLDKGSAVQASASSTFLADPRLRAESAVDGDPASYWRAAAGDARPTLTLRYAAPRRISGVRVSLPPAAAAARPVRVRLTAAGVSWTGPVPSDGVIALPRPVRARSLSITVLQAQLRTDSNSATVATALMSVGIGEAQALPPVRSPQADPAVGVGCSAGLTVDIDGVRRQVSVNAARSDVLAGRPVAASLCPGRASGRDPLVDLGAGTHTLELDRNDVLAPYSVMLARPGVSLPGLNATADPAAMRLQVSKWQATDRAVQIRAGAPALLVVAENFNAGWRASLNGAGLRPIRVDGWEQGWVVPRASSGTVIMTYAPQRPFQLGLAAGAVAVLILLGLMWRVRGGRELPGTVPVSPTWWAYAVTSIAGAALLAGAQGGLMALAAVAGVFFLRGRVDLARSYLPPVLLLIAALVVAGGTHSLLFSRTNAPMTQLLCVFAVVLACLSGAERPRQPREK; translated from the coding sequence ATGAAAGCACCGCCGACCCTGCACCGGTTGAAGTTGTTCGCGGTCTGCCTGTCCCTGGTGCTGCTGGTGTTCTGGCAGAGCGCGGGCGACACCGCGACCGACACCAAGTTCGACCTCGTCGTCTCGCCGTGGCGCTTCCTCGGCCGCGCCCTGCGCCTGTGGGACCCGATCACCAACGCCGGTGTCCTTCAGAACCAGGCTTACGGATACCTCTTTCCGATGGGGCCGTTCTTCGGGCTGTTGCACAGTCTCGGCTTGGACCCCTGGGTGATCCAGCGGTCCTGGGAGTCGGTCCTCGTCGTCGTGGCGTTCCTCGGGGTAGTGCGGCTCAGCGGGCTGATGGGCACCGCTGGACTGTGGCCGCGTGTCGGCGCCGGGTTGTGTTACGCCCTTGCGCCTCGGATGCTCAGCGAGTTGACCTCGATCTCGTCCGAGTTGATGCCGGTCGCCGCGCTGCCTTGGGTCCTGATCCCGCTGGTGCGGGGCAGCCGGGGCGGATCGACGCGCCGGGCCGGCCTCCGCTCGGGGGCGGCCATGCTGCTCGCCGGTGGGGTCAATGCCGGCGCGAGCCTGGCGATCCTGCCGGTTCCCCTGTTGTGGCTACTGTTCAACCGCGGGCCCCGTCGGCGTTCACTGTCCGGCTGGTGGGTTCTCGGCACGACCCTGGCCTGCCTGTGGTGGGCGATCCCGCTGTTGTTGCTCGGCCGTTACAGCCCACCCTTTCTCGACTGGATCGAGACCGCCGCGGCCACCACACAACCGACCGCACTGTTCGCCGACCTGCGTGGGGTCACCCATTGGGAGGCCTACCTCGGGCCGTCGGTCTGGCCCGCGGGCTGGGTGCTCGCCTCGGCGCCGGTTGTCGTCGTGGCGACCGCCGCCGCCGCCGGGTTCGGTCTTGCCGGCCTGAGCCGGCGCGATATCGGGCACCGGGCCTTCCTCTGGACGACCCTGCTGATCGGGCTGGTCCTGGTCAGTCTCGGTCACGCGGGGTCGGCCGGTCCGCTGTTCGCCGCCGACGTGCGACACGCGCTGGACGGTCCGCTCGCCGCTTTCCGCAACGTTCACAAGTTCGATCCCGTCGTTCGCCTGCCCCTCTCGCTCGGAGTCGGCTTCCTGCTCAGCCGCCACGGGGTGCCCGCGCTGACATCGTTCCGGGTGCCCCGGCGCAGCGGCTCCGGCGGCGAGTCGACGACGATCACCCTTCCCGTCCGCCGCTACGTGGCGATGGCGCTCGTGGTCGTCGGAGTCGTCGCGATCACCCCGGCCCTGAGCGGCCAATTGGTTTCCAACCCCCGGATCACCACCGAACCCGGCTGGTGGCGCTCGACCGGCGCGTGGCTCGCCGACCACAGCGAGGGACGACGGGCGCTGGTCGTACCAGGCAGTGCGGCACCGGCCTATCTGTGGGGGAAAACCACCGACGACGCCCTGCAACCCGTTGCCACCAGCCCCTGGACGACGCGGGATGCGGTCCCGCTCACCCAGGCCGGCTACATCCGGTTGCTCGACTCCTTCGAACAACTGCTCGCCCAGGGCCAACCCGACGACAGCGTGGCCCGGTTGCTGGCCCGCGCGGGGATCGGTTACGTGGTGCTGCGCAACGATCTGAACACCTTCACCTCGGTCAGTACGCCCACGTCCCTGGTGCGCAACGTGCTGCAGACCTCGCCCGGCTTCAGCGAGTCCGCCTCTTTCGGCCCGTCTGTAGGCGGCAGCAACTCGCCCAACAACCTGCTCGACGGCGGACTGTCCCGGCCACGGCCCAGCGTCGAGATCTTCGCGGTGAACGCGGTCAACTCGGTCGACGGTCCGGGTCTGGTCAGCTTGCTGCCGACCGGCGCAGCGGTGACGGCCAACGGATCGGCCGACGAGCTCGCGGATCTGGTCGCGGCCGGACTGCCGTCGAACTCCGCCGTGCTGTTCGACCGCGATGCCCAAGCCGCCGGCGTGCAGGCCGGTTCGCTGCTGACCGACGGGCTCCGACGGCAGCAGGCCAGCTTCGCGAATCTGCTCACCAAGTCGGTGACCCTGGCCCACGACGAGGCCAGCCTGCCTGCGCGCAAGGCCCAGGACTACCTGCCCGATCCGACGCCGGCCTTGTCGCAATACGTCTATGCCGGCGGGGTGAACTCCGTCCTCGCCACGTCGTCCGGAGCCGCGCAGTACGCGCTGAGCAATCGTGGACCCGATCACGGGGCCTGGTCGGCGATCGACGACGATCCGGCCACGTCCTGGCAGAGCAGTTCCTTCGCCGGTGCGGTGGGGCAGTCGCTGACGATCGGGTTCGACCATGATCAGATGATCGGCTCGGTCTCGATGAACTTCGTCGCCGGCCTCGGTCCCATGCCGACCCGGGTGCTGATCCGGACCGACGCCGGCAGCAGCGTGGCTCGGGTGGTGCCGGCGAGCGGTCTGCAAACGGTGCGCGTGCCGGCGCGCTCGACTCGCCAGCTCTCGGTCTCGGTCGCTTCGGTCGTCGGAGGTGGTCCGGGGGCCGGAGTCGGCCTCTCCCAGCTGACGATTCCCGGTGTCCAGCCGAGGCGCTTGCTGGCCGTGCCGGGTGCCTCCGATCCGTCCCTGATCTTCTTCCACGTCGCCGCGGGGCAGCGAAGCCCGTGCCTGCCGGCGGATTCCCTGCTGTACTGCGAGCCCGCCTACCAGCAGACGGGTCAGGAGGACAGCTCGCTCAGCCGGCGGTTCGTCACGACGGTCGGCCGTCGCTATGCGCTCTCCCTTCAGGTCGTGTTCCGGTCGGGCCAGGCCCTCAATGCCCTGCTGGACAAGGGGTCAGCGGTGCAGGCGAGCGCATCCTCGACCTTCCTGGCCGACCCGAGATTGCGGGCCGAGAGCGCGGTCGACGGCGATCCGGCCAGTTATTGGCGCGCCGCCGCGGGAGACGCCCGGCCGACTCTGACCCTGCGCTACGCCGCCCCGCGCCGGATCTCCGGAGTGCGAGTGTCGTTGCCGCCGGCCGCCGCGGCAGCACGTCCGGTGAGAGTTCGCCTCACGGCGGCGGGGGTGTCCTGGACCGGACCGGTGCCTTCGGACGGCGTGATCGCGCTGCCCCGCCCGGTGCGTGCCCGCAGCCTGAGCATCACGGTCCTGCAGGCCCAGCTGCGGACGGACTCCAACTCCGCGACGGTGGCGACCGCGCTCATGTCGGTCGGTATCGGTGAGGCTCAGGCTCTCCCCCCGGTGCGTTCACCTCAGGCGGACCCGGCGGTCGGCGTCGGTTGTTCGGCCGGGCTGACCGTCGACATCGACGGGGTTCGGCGGCAGGTCAGTGTGAACGCAGCTCGCTCGGACGTGCTGGCCGGTCGCCCGGTAGCGGCGTCACTCTGCCCGGGCCGAGCTTCGGGCCGCGACCCGCTGGTCGACCTCGGCGCGGGCACGCACACCCTCGAACTTGACCGTAACGACGTCCTGGCGCCGTACTCGGTCATGCTGGCCCGTCCCGGCGTCAGCCTGCCCGGACTGAATGCGACCGCCGACCCCGCCGCGATGCGGCTGCAGGTCTCGAAGTGGCAGGCCACCGACCGTGCGGTGCAGATTCGCGCGGGCGCACCAGCTCTGCTGGTGGTCGCGGAGAACTTCAACGCCGGTTGGCGGGCAAGTCTGAACGGAGCCGGCCTGAGGCCGATCCGGGTCGACGGGTGGGAGCAGGGCTGGGTGGTGCCGCGAGCGTCTTCGGGGACCGTGATCATGACCTATGCGCCTCAGCGACCCTTCCAGCTCGGTCTGGCCGCCGGTGCGGTCGCGGTGCTCATTTTGCTTGGGCTCATGTGGCGGGTCCGGGGAGGTCGTGAACTACCGGGCACCGTGCCGGTCTCGCCCACGTGGTGGGCATACGCGGTCACCAGCATCGCGGGGGCTGCCCTGCTCGCGGGTGCACAGGGCGGCCTGATGGCCCTCGCCGCGGTCGCGGGGGTTTTCTTCCTACGCGGGCGGGTAGATCTCGCCCGGTCCTACCTACCTCCGGTGCTGCTGCTCATCGCGGCGTTGGTCGTGGCCGGAGGTACTCACAGTCTGTTGTTCAGCCGTACCAACGCGCCGATGACTCAGCTGCTCTGCGTGTTCGCAGTGGTACTGGCGTGCCTGTCGGGCGCTGAGCGACCGCGCCAGCCTCGGGAGAAGTGA